From the genome of Alosa alosa isolate M-15738 ecotype Scorff River chromosome 20, AALO_Geno_1.1, whole genome shotgun sequence, one region includes:
- the LOC125284990 gene encoding uncharacterized protein LOC125284990, whose protein sequence is MSFNSNSNSSSNRAIIFCNCSISTNNNFIISSSSSDDKDDESDDDDDDDAAAAAASVSAANDDNKHDDDDDDGSNDSGAGVLLGWQQAACEQAIFQLPLSPHIGSETRNVEFKRGGGEYLRSTFRSHLRRYACAFLNSGGGMLLVGVDDEGVVRGLHCDHRQEDRVRLLVDSVLKFFQPPLLPHCYSLSLLPVVRPGPEGLNLKVLRLALQPPPAHTQLALYQTDLGEVYLRRDGSVEGPLSASAIQEWARQRWSGEVMRLQHCIQMLLAEQGLLLQEMRQQSLTIAALQRAQMPPTGAPAVASTAPAPTALTPITQAASAPPPAAPRLEGLRDRLLKGKLSRRVSLAQTPPQSLSACPSQSDTPILVRTTPASSQDHLADVSVSEGGSARQLRSSWLPQGCEGMWGSTDGGGPGPPQCQRGAGTEPGEGTQTTVSTTCTIM, encoded by the exons ATGAGCTTCAACTCAAActccaacagcagcagcaacagggcTATCATCTTTTGCAACTGCAGCATCAGCACCAACAACAATttcatcatcagcagcagcagca GTGATGACAAGGATGATgaaagtgatgatgatgatgatgatgatgcagcagctgcagctgcTTCTGTTTCTGCTGCTAATGATGACAATAAgcatgacgatgatgatgatgacggtaGCAATGACAGTGGCGCTGGTGTGTTGTTGGGCTGGCAGCAGGCGGCGTGTGAGCAGGCCATCTTCCAGCTGCCACTCAGCCCC CACATTGGCAGTGAGACACGCAACGTGGAGTTCAAGAGAGGGGGAG GTGAGTACCTGCGTTCAACCTTCCGCTCGCACCTGCGCCGCTATGCGTGTGCTTTCCTGAACAGCGGCGGTGGGATGCTGTTGGTGGGCGTGGATGACGAGGGCGTTGTGCGTGGCCTGCACTGTGACCACCGGCAGGAGGACCGCGTCCGGCTGCTCGTCGACTCCGTGCTCAAGTTCTTCCAGCCGCCGCTGCTGCCCCACTGCTACAGCCTCAGCCTCCTCCCTGTGGTGCGCCCGGGCCCAGAGGGCCTCAACCTCAAG GTGTTGCGCCTGGCGCTGCAGCCCCCTCCGGCCCACACGCAGCTGGCCCTGTACCAGACGGACCTGGGCGAGGTGTACCTGCGGAGGGATGGAAGCGTGGAGGGACCCCTCTCGGCCAGCGCCATCCAGGAGTGGgccagacag CGTTGGAGCGGGGAGGTGATGCGCCTGCAGCACTGCATCCAGATGCTGCTGGCCGAGCAAGGGCTCCTCCTCCAGGAGATGCGGCAGCAGAGCCTGACCATCGCCGCCCTGCAGCGGGCACAGATGCCCCCCACAGGTGCCCCCGCCGTCGCCTCAACTGCTCCCGCCCCGACTGCTCTTACCCCCATCACCCAGGCCGCCTCGGCCCCACCGCCAGCGGCACCGCGCCTGGAGGGCCTCCGAGATCGCCTGCTGAAGGGCAAGCTCAGCCGCAGGGTGAGTCTGGCGCAGACCCCCCCTCAGAGCCTCTCCGCTTGCCCGTCACAGAGCGACACCCCCATTCTGGTGCGCACCACACCAGCAAGCTCCCAGGACCACCTGGCGGACGTGTCGGTCAGTGAGGGGGGGTCCGCCAGGCAGCTAAGGAGCTCGTGGCTGCCTCAGGGCTGTGAGGGGATGTGGGGGTCCACGGATGGTGGGGGGCCAGGGCCCCCGCAGTGCCAACGGGGAGCTGGCACAGAGCCAGGCGAGGGCACCCAGACGACAGTCTCCACCACCTGCACTATCatgtga
- the cited4a gene encoding cbp/p300-interacting transactivator 4a, whose amino-acid sequence MADHMMMPMTHGSGGLHGYRMGINGAPQHGPPSSLRTLPNGQVMHYGRPPQSAMDVGMRPGPGMVGGGMNGQVNGGGPMGGGHHHPMQGPGMMYGGQSQHHQQQMQQQQQQHQQQQQHHHSMHPQGQHPQQYMNAQGLTPSQQLMASMHLQKLNNQYHGHPLGPMNGNHMGGNGVQYRMGPAQLASMQHMAGPALGLNVMDTDLIDEEVLTSLVMELGLDRVQELPELFLGQNEFDFFSDFVCKQQPSTVSC is encoded by the coding sequence ATGGCTGACCACATGATGATGCCCATGACCCACGGCTCAGGCGGCCTGCACGGCTACCGCATGGGCATCAACGGCGCCCCCCAGCACGGCCCACCCTCCAGCCTGAGGACCCTGCCCAATGGGCAGGTCATGCACTATGGCCGCCCCCCTCAGAGcgccatggatgtgggcatgcgGCCTGGGCCTGGCATGGTAGGCGGCGGCATGAATGGACAGGTGAACGGCGGCGGCCCCATGGGCGGCGGGCATCACCACCCCATGCAGGGCCCTGGCATGATGTACGGCGGGCAGAGccaacaccaccagcagcagatgcagcagcagcagcagcagcaccagcagcagcagcagcaccatcaCAGCATGCATCCACAGGGCCAGCATCCGCAACAGTACATGAACGCACAGGGCCTCACCCCGTCCCAGCAGCTGATGGCCAGCATGCACCTCCAGAAGCTCAACAACCAGTACCACGGCCACCCGCTCGGACCCATGAACGGGAACCACATGGGTGGGAACGGGGTCCAGTACCGCATGGGCCCGGCGCAGCTGGCCAGCATGCAGCACATGGCGGGGCCGGCGCTGGGCCTGAACGTGATGGACACGGACCTGATCGACGAGGAGGTTCTGACGTCGCTGGTCATGGAGCTCGGACTGGACCGCGTTCAGGAGCTCCCAGAGCTCTTCCTGGGACAGAACGAGTTTGACTTCTTCTCGGACTTTGTGTGCAAACAGCAGCCGAGCACGGTCAGCTGTTGA